CGAGACCTTCCTCGGCGATCTTCCCACCATCGGCAGCGTCTGCTCCGGCGGTCGCTACGATAATCTGGCTGGGCTCTTCACCAAGCAGGAGTTGCCCGGCATTGGTGCGTCGCTCGGTCTCGACCGCTTGCTCGCCGCCATGGAAGAACTGCAACTGCTCGAAAAAGTCAGCACGCCCGCTCCGGTGCTGGTCGCCTTTTTCGATAAGGACCGGCTGAACGACTATCTGCAGATCGCCGCCCTCATCCGCCACGCTGGCATCGGCGTCGAACTCTTTCCCGATGCCAAGAAGCTGGGCCAGCAGTTGCAGTACGCCGATAAGCGAGGCTTCAAGCTGGCCATCATCGCCGGCTCGCGCGAACTCGATTCGGGTATCGTCCAGGTGAAGAATCTGGCCACGACGGCGACCGAAGAAGTCCCACTGGAGATGCAGTCGACTGAGCCCGGGCAGTCGCTTGTTACCACCTTGCAGCGGCTGCTAGCGACCTCATAACTTCGCTGACCGGCAGACCTTCTTGTCCGGTTGTGCCGGATTCTCCATTCTTCCGGCATCTATCAATTTTCCGGCTCGTAGCGCCGATGATGGTGGTAGCAATCGTGCCGAGTCGCGCCCGTCGCCCGCAACGACGTTCGCCCGCGGCCTGTTGCTCCGCTTTCGCTCCCGCGGCGATCGCCGAGATCTCGACCCAGACGCTGCTCAAGGATGATCCGCTTATGCGCAATCTCGTCTTCGTGGCCTTGCTGGCCACTGCTGCCCTGAGCATGGGCTGCAACGGAATTCATAAACGTCATGGCGGCTGCTCCGGCGGTGCCTGTGGTGGCCAATGCGGCCACGGCGGTCAATGTGGCGGCGGCCAATGCGCTGCCTGTGGCGGCCACGGCCAAGGTGGTGGCTATGGCGACCAGGGGGGCGGTTACGCTGGCCAAGGTGGCTGCGGCCCCGGCGGCTGTGGTGGACATGGTGCCCACGGCGGAGCTGGCGGTCACGGCGGTCACGGCGGCCTGCATGCCGGCACCCGTGGCATGCACGGCGTTCCACATCACTTCAGTCGCGAATACAACGGCCCGCAAGGACCGCAGTCGGCTCAAGTCGCTTATCCCTACTACACCACTCGCGGCCCACGCGACTATTTCGCCAACAACCCGCCGAGCATCGGCAACTAACGCCGCTTGCTCGATCACGTAAAACTCCAGGGGGGAGACTCCGGCGATTACCATCATTGGTGATCGCCGGTTTTATTTCTTGCCTCGTGAACTGGAAGGACGATTTCGATGCGACTCTTCTCCGGCACAACCTGGGACCAGCCACCCAAGTGCGACCGCTGCGGACTCCTCGAAACCGAGTGCCAGTGCCCCGCGCACCTCAAGTCCCTCCTGCCGCCGGACAAGCAAACGGCCAAAGTCACGGTCGAGAAGCGAAAAAAAGGAAAGCTGGTCACCGTCGTCCGCGGCCTGGCACCCACCGAGAGTGACCTCCCCGCACTCCTCACCAAACTGCAAACCAGCTGCGGCGCTGGTGGTTCTGTGCAAGCCGATGCGATCGAGATTCAAGGCGATCATGCCGAGCGCGTGCGCGATTTGCTCCGTACGATTGGCTATCGCGTGGGCTGAGCGCGCTTGACCTTCGTCCGCGCTGGCTTTTTCTGAACAGGCGATTTCTGCTTCGTTTTCTTCTCCGCCAGCAGGCCGGTAATCTTCCGCCCGGTCACGCAGAGCGGGACTTCGGCCAACTCGGCCAACGTAACCCACCGCAGGCTCGGCGGGGCAAGATCGTCGGCAACCTTGCCCGAAACATACCGCGCATCGAGCACTTGCAGCGTGATGCGATACCGGGTCACGCCGTGGCGCGTCGTCGTCAGGTGCGCGATCGGTTCAATCTGCACACCCAACCAACTGGCCAAGTGCTCGCGCGCACTCGTCAGCCAGGATTCATCAGCGACTGCTGCCGAAGCAAACCGTGGAAAATCCCACAGGCCCGCCCAACGTTCGCCGGGTTGGCACTGCCGCACCAAGAACTTATTGCCGCGCCGCACCACGACTGCTGTCTCGGTGAGGTCGGTGTACTCCGTCTTCTTCGCGGCCAGCGGAATCTCTTTGGTCAGTCCTTGCGCTCGCGCCGCGCAGCAGACAGCCACCGGGCACGTCGCGCACTGCGGTTCTCGTGGCGTGCAGATTTCGCTGCCGAGCTCCATCAGGGCCTGGTTGAACGCGCCGCACCGCTCGGCGGGCAAGATGGCTTCGGCCACCGACCACAGCGTCAGTTGCGACTGCGTACTGCGCGGATCATCGCGCAGGGCAATCAACCGGCTCAGCACGCGAATGGTGTTGGCTTCGAGAATCGGCAACCGCTGGTCGAGACCAATCGACAGGATCGCGCCTGCCGTATAGCGCCCAATTCCCGGCAGCGCGCGGACCGCTTCATAACTGCGCGGAAACTCCCCCCCATGCTCGGCCACCACCTGCTTTGCGGCTGCATGCAACTGCCGCGCACGGCGATAGTAACCCAGTCCTTCCCACAATCGGAGGACGCGCGCTTCGTCAGCGGCAGCCAGCGTGCGAACATCGGGAAACGCGGCAAGAAATCGTTCGTAATAGCCGACGACGGTCGCCACCTGCGTTTGCTGCAGCATGATCTCGCTGACCCAGATGCAGTACAAATCGCGCGTCCGTCGCCACGGCAAATCGCGCGCGGCACCATCGAACCACGTCAAGATCGAGCGGGCCAGTTTGCGCCTCAGCGGCGCGGAACGGAGCAAATCGTCGGCGGGTACATCCATGATGTTCGGTGGCGTGCCTTAGTGCGGCCAGTTGTTCGTGTAGTCGATCTTCGCGGTGGTGCGTTCTTTATCGGCGATCCAGCGGAACAAGTAGTGGATCACCGCAGGACGCAGTTCATCGACCGCCTCTTGCCAGGTGCGCGTACCGGGCTTAACTTCCAAGCAGGTGATCAAGTGGACGCCGAAGGTCGTTTCGACCGGCGGGCTCACTTCGCCCACTTGCAGTTGATAGGCAGCGGCCGAAAAGCTCTCGGGCATCGGTTCGCGGCGCTTGATCCAGCCAATATCGCCCCCCTTGGTGGCCGTGGGGGATTTCGAAAATTGCTTCGCCGCATCAGTGAACGGCAGTTTCTTCTCGCTAATCTGCTGGCGCAGATCGGCTGCCTGCTCGCGCAGTTCTTGCCACGCTGCTTCATCGGCGTTTTTGGGTGCGGCGAGCAAGATGTGAGCAACGTGCAGTTCGCTGCCGTCGTACTCGCGGCGATTCTTCTCGAAGAACTTCTGCAAGTTCGCGGCCGTCAAATACCGATCGAGATACCGCTGCCAGGTCAGTTCCCACCGCTGCTGCTCGCGAAATTCGGCCGCCGTCTGCCCTTGTGCCTGCAAATAGTCGGGCAGCTTGATCGACTCCGCTTCCAACTTCTTCAGCAGGCGGGCTTGCACCAAATCGACATCCTGCTCGCTGGCCGCCTGGTTCGATTGCGCGAGCCATTGCAACACCAGTCGCCGGTCGATGGCATGCGCCAACACTTCTTTCTGAATCGCCTCGCGCTGCGCCGGCGTCAACTGCCGGTCCTTCACCACCAGGGCCAACTCTCGTTCAAGCTGCGCGGTGCTGATGGCCGCGCCATTCACGGTGGCGGCAACTGCCGGCGCTTTCACCTCTTGCGCACGGGTCTGACTAAGCACGACAAGCGACAACATTGCCGCCGTAGTGACAGAGCGAACAAGTAGCCAACTCATGGGAGGTCGATTCCCTTAAGTTCGAATTCGACCGGAATGCGAATAATGGCCGCGGGTGTTTTGTAGATGAACTTGTAGCCGGCCGGCGACTTGGCATCCCCCAGGTCGAACTTGTACGACAGCCCCACTTCGTTCACGTCGAGCAGGTTGGCTTCGAGCCCCGCCTGTTCGATGCGGTTACCTTTGGGATCGAGCAGGTAGGACTCGTTGTTGTAGATCCAGCCCCGATGCGATTCGAGCGCGGCCGCTTTGTCGAACCTGACCCGAATCTCGACGTCGTAGATCTCGTTGTTCTTGCGGCACTCTTCGACGGCCACCGTCACGCCCCCGCGCTCTTGCTCCGCCTGTTTGATTTTTTCCAGGTCGGTGAATTCAAACGTCTCGACTCGCCCCAGCACCGTCGCCATGAGTTTCCCCTTCATCGAGGCGATCTGCTTCACGGCGCGTTCGGGGGCAGTTAGCGGAAAATCCATTTCGATCCCGGCGTTGGTCCCTTCGACGGGAAACTCCAGTTCACCTTGGCTCCCATCGAGTTCCAGCTTGTTTTTTCGTCCTTGGCTTCGACTTCGGCCAGCGGCTGCTGCAGCACAATCGGCCGCGGCTCCCAGGCCACATCGACCGTCAACCGCAGCGAACGACTGGCCGGGTTCTTCAGATTGCGCACCGCTTCGATCCGGCTCGGCTCCAGTCGAAATAGCCCGCTATAAAACGCCTGCCCTGTTCGCTTCAGTGCGGCCCCATCACGATTGGTGAAGGCGAGTGCCGAAGCTTCGTCGTCGTAGTCGTACAGCGAGAGTTCCGCCGCATCGAGCACCGTATCGAGCGCCTGCCAGAAGGGAACCTTCTCCAAGCTGACCTTGATCTTGGGGTTCTTCTCTTCCTGGTTGAAGCGTTCGCGATAATCGACAAACGCATTGCCGGTCTGCTCGGTGATTTTCTTCAAAGCTTCGAGCACATTCATTTCGCCATCGAGCGAAACGGTTGCGGGCCTGGTGGCTGCTTCGACGGCAATCTTGAGCAGCGCGGCGCGCACGCGCGTCAGGCGGTTGCGAACTTCGGCTGGCGTTCGATTGTTGACGACGGGCAAATGCTCAAGCACATCGGCCCCGAGCGCGACCAACTCTTTCTCGGACGCATCGCGCTGGGCCAGTTGATTGCTATCGAGTTGCTTGACCAACACGCGCACCTTGGCCGTTAAGGCTTCGCCGGCGAGTGGCTGCTCCGCAGCAGGCGGTTCCTTTGTGGTGAAGTAGTGTCGGCTTGGGCGAACAAGAGCCCGATGACGAGTAACGTAGCGTTCACGATGAGATACCTCCGCGGGAGAGTTCCCTGATGAGCAACAGTCGCCTGACTAGATTCAGCTGTTGCAGCGCATTGTAGCAGCCTGCGCAGCGCGATATAGCTGCAGCGATTACGCGGGGAGTTCTCCGTCTTGCAGTTTTTAGGAAACCCGAAGCGTCAGCGAGGAGAGTGTTTGTCGTCGGTTTGAGTTGTTTTCGCTGTCAGGCCATTCGCTTCGGTCACCTGCAATTCGCCACGAGCATCGATCGAACGAATCACGACACATTTCTGTTCTGTGCTTCCCGATCGCTCTCCTCGCTGACGCTTCGGGTTTTCTGACGAAGGCCAGCGCGAATCGTCACCAACTGACGGCAAGTTTGCTATTTATGACGCTCGTTGCCGTCGCTGGGCTCTTTTCTTTTTGGCGAGCAGGGCTTGGCGTGCTCGCCGCTGCTGACGGTTGAGGGGTGGGACAATCTGATCGAGCGAAGTTTCTGCTGGTTCTACATCAGTCGTTTGTGGCAAGTGAACATCTTCCGATTGAAAATCGTCCCGTTGAACAGTTGCGAAGATCGCGCGCTTAGGGCGCGACTGGGCGATTAGCTTCTCGTGCAAAGTAGTCTCGCCGTCGTCAGTTGCGTCATCGGCCTTGCGTTTCGCTGCGCGCCTAAGTTCTTCTGCAGGCGGAGTAGCTGAACAGTCCTCGTTCGGGGGGCTGGGTTTCTGAGAACTGGGTTCCTGAGATAGGTGCTCGGGCAGGGCAGCTGCAATCAATCCGGAGAGTTCCGAGGCCATCAGCGTTCCGGCCAGTTGAGTCAAACGGGCCCCCACCGTCAGATAGCGGGCTTCGCCGCAACTTTTCCCATGGTCGAAGTTCGCGTCGGCATTCGGCCCGGCAACTCCACTTCGCGAATGATGGTCTGCGGTCCTTTCGAGTCGCGAAACGAGGTCATCGCCTCGCCGATCAGCACATCGAACCGCTCAGCTGCCAGTTGCCTGGCCAGGGCCAATTGGCGCTCGCGTGCTCGTCGTTGGCGGCGACGGGGACCGCCTCCAGCAGAAACTCGGTAACCGCGCGCAATCACCTGGCAGATGCGGGTCTGCGACAGGCTCAGCGCTTTCGCGATCAGCCGCGTCGTATGCATCTCGATCTTCGCCAGCCGATAAATTTCGAAATCCCGTCCGCTCGGCGGCACCTTCGCTTCCGCAATCATGGTTCTTCTCCCGGCAAAAAGAATGACTCGTTTTGCCGATTGAACCACAGGCCCGTGACACCTCTGGTCACGAGCGGGAGGAAAAATAACCAGTCGCGCTGGCAAACCAACTGCCCGGCGTCGGGAGGTTTTTCGGGCGAGTTGACCATGTCTTCAGCCGCCAGCCGCTTCGTACAATCAGGCTGTCGATTTCAAGACGCCCCGTTTCCAGCAAACCGTTATCAAACCACCAACTCATCCCCCATGCCCTCGCGCCCCACAACTCGTTTCACTGCCCAGGGACTCGCCAAGTCCACGCGGCTGAATGCTGTGCTGAAGAAGCAATTTCCAGCTTGGGGCCGCCAGGCTGTCGAGCGCGTCATCGGCAGTGGCAAAGTGAAACTGAATGGGCGGGTCGTCAAGTTGTCGTCTTGGGAAGTGAATAACGGGCGACCGCTTGGGAGATTGCCGATCCTCCAGCAGACAAGACGCCGTGGCAACTGCCTGGGATGACGCCTGGCTGATTCGCCGACGAACCGGACCTGATTGCCGTCAACAAGCCGGCGGGGCTCCTCTCGGAGGCGACTCGCTTCGCCCCGGCCGAAGGGCTGCTCGAATTGGCCCAGGCCCGCTTTGGCCCGCTGATTCTGTTTCATCGCCTCGACCGCGATACCTCGGGCATCGTCA
Above is a window of Anatilimnocola aggregata DNA encoding:
- a CDS encoding peptidylprolyl isomerase, translating into MSWLLVRSVTTAAMLSLVVLSQTRAQEVKAPAVAATVNGAAISTAQLERELALVVKDRQLTPAQREAIQKEVLAHAIDRRLVLQWLAQSNQAASEQDVDLVQARLLKKLEAESIKLPDYLQAQGQTAAEFREQQRWELTWQRYLDRYLTAANLQKFFEKNRREYDGSELHVAHILLAAPKNADEAAWQELREQAADLRQQISEKKLPFTDAAKQFSKSPTATKGGDIGWIKRREPMPESFSAAAYQLQVGEVSPPVETTFGVHLITCLEVKPGTRTWQEAVDELRPAVIHYLFRWIADKERTTAKIDYTNNWPH
- a CDS encoding S4 domain-containing protein; this encodes MSSAASRFVQSGCRFQDAPFPANRYQTTNSSPMPSRPTTRFTAQGLAKSTRLNAVLKKQFPAWGRQAVERVIGSGKVKLNGRVVKLSSWEVNNGRPLGRLPILQQTRRRGNCLG
- the mutY gene encoding A/G-specific adenine glycosylase, with product MDVPADDLLRSAPLRRKLARSILTWFDGAARDLPWRRTRDLYCIWVSEIMLQQTQVATVVGYYERFLAAFPDVRTLAAADEARVLRLWEGLGYYRRARQLHAAAKQVVAEHGGEFPRSYEAVRALPGIGRYTAGAILSIGLDQRLPILEANTIRVLSRLIALRDDPRSTQSQLTLWSVAEAILPAERCGAFNQALMELGSEICTPREPQCATCPVAVCCAARAQGLTKEIPLAAKKTEYTDLTETAVVVRRGNKFLVRQCQPGERWAGLWDFPRFASAAVADESWLTSAREHLASWLGVQIEPIAHLTTTRHGVTRYRITLQVLDARYVSGKVADDLAPPSLRWVTLAELAEVPLCVTGRKITGLLAEKKTKQKSPVQKKPARTKVKRAQPTR
- a CDS encoding translation initiation factor; the protein is MRLFSGTTWDQPPKCDRCGLLETECQCPAHLKSLLPPDKQTAKVTVEKRKKGKLVTVVRGLAPTESDLPALLTKLQTSCGAGGSVQADAIEIQGDHAERVRDLLRTIGYRVG